A portion of the Scylla paramamosain isolate STU-SP2022 chromosome 32, ASM3559412v1, whole genome shotgun sequence genome contains these proteins:
- the LOC135088982 gene encoding axotactin-like isoform X4 has translation MRLLQVVLAVGLLAHLAVAWPLFDGYDDEYDYSGDYIYDYNDNENTAAETGLETVPETAPEEHHHHNHHHHGAPPDTPTEMEGSGDAEDDTEVDIPPELLPENLVPEDGSDSIEEVVSEEVNGSPEAKGGPSGVVAHGVVPTFKMPKSCSQPPDPGVCRGYFPMFYFDPVTRTCLQFVYGGCRGNSNAFHTAKACYEKCHPVGFTRGAGKNKAGSYLKLHDGKGDEEFTFPGRDAALKVEDATLAEFSVRNVYQLEFFFRTDSPHGLIAFLRQTSVPSELGNKMVQLYVFLRRGHLAVTHIFCHHRETFLMRKGGLQGGNWHSALVKVNSGTGQLLLEVDGVQEAFTITSLKDKPHFGSREGAAFTSRLWIGGVFEEEVREEKMVGRTENFHGCLKKIALMSGTASEEMVWHKGLSSSAYRGVRNICRTNCNDRHRNLCSQNSHCIEHFDHSTCNCFGSGMDGRRCNNPDVPILSLSNDGYVVHRLYEWMDRVHTYTNFISLEFRTRFTDSILFYGSAEYPEKQYIVASLTAAGTVYVEANLGGGAVGVEVGNKLETGTWHSLILVHQHNRIQVHLNSRLYDTLIVPGEVRYFHLDPAFYIGGAPNLTRTCGLEPDRGIQQGYECQKSHIRYYYDVHDGNCHILNYSGCGGNGNNFRSHQACMDTCNKLPGLRSMHSFLGCMRNVFINDVSVLWELKVQNKTTRYHGATEVSPLTDTCKDREQMVLLTLSTERAHVNLTNKDQENFRLAVSFRPTTPKGVVASGYVDVVDTSSQWEIYYDENHVSFVIHEELMQVKPSAKIVINNWQYVEVKYSSGKVVMRVNHKTVSNKPPGPLTFFPVITFGLSPRSDLPGMVGCLRKVELGTEKVELRSLAGTNVAQKDVIYDGCRVLGPCDRPGSCEHGTTCTLDANDEIQCDCADSGYTGKTCHFSLYKTSCEEYHQIGYNKSGVFRIDVDGNGPLPPSFVKCNFNSLTGVTNTIVENNLPEKYEVRGPGLGNLQVDIKYRDFSDEMFQALIEKSESCSQNIRYDCRRSPLKLSTHTWFSSPSEKYIASFGSKVPGLCRCKEIGACDKADVACNCDAVDGLARSDIAVITQPDLMPLTSMVFLEDKKGMREESEGRITLGPLICATKATKEQTVSFSKNHVYLEVPAWREGSLAFSFKTTSSSAMLAYQPAYHPSHATFRIALLGEKEVEFMYSYHGLEHRHSLHTARRLNTGQWQQVLIDIYHHQLRFLINSEQKLIDIEEDANVGVLDGSMFLGGMPPRQDTWLNQENQEEEALGSLKGCIRDLTVNNELVDLDRYIRAAPLGVSASCQPSCSPNPCQNGAECIENWGSYECVCKNPLAHSGVNCENNLNEEAITFTTEKSKLTYFVNDTDNSRSQELANMTSLLLNFRTHVRQGLILFTYDYLHNFLQLHLASPNELVLYFNSGRRALALTVETSFAVPLNEGQSVQVAVERDGSTTNLTVYTNGVFFNASLGSGLLPLHEGDYEQFPYGESTPLLDMVYYPHSFTKPGYFSMFYMGSANDPQADVRSDLPGLVGCVRGFQINEVPVVLHRYLADHPAEGVKKGCSMVCDHHPCLNGGVCEEDFLYPSNFHCDCSSTSYTGPVCSTETAYTFHGSEWLGRDATTSPLMENLVFELAFSASIRRPLPQLVALLRGTTTATHDDYILVAVEPNGAVTVQAVLKNLEDATLIARVSPDEGINAFSGHRHFVKAEWLSDGLWVKVDREERLLRREATSYRLELEAFPRSLYLGGMEEGVDSRFVDYENFHGCISNVMISNPNGKFFPLQEYEENDRHITNFGIPTSGSCSGFPLMPALVMTYRADKDISPVQGEDWAVHAAQRTAYDAPPPLTKAERNTPMDNVVPAVATSVLLVSGIILAILCIRTSDKKKKAKKKEQMKKEEEEREQLLKDRKKSREEAMRARITNISEVEMKPLKTAQNGGTQEQDKVRKMNAANQQQVAPPTEPPPPIPTKKPEEEEEEVQVRMPKDSTADRPLSWDKSADALPLIGTEVPQVRPQGEATEDSTSEGSSFDCTIEITGGSPSSSAVFPQQRPN, from the exons AGAGTTGCTCCCAGCCTCCAGATCCAGGTGTGTGTCGTGGCTACTTCCCAATGTTCTACTTCGATCCTGTGACTCGTACTTGCCTGCAGTTCGTCTACGGGGGATGTCGCGGAAACTCCAATGCATTCCACACCGCGAAAGCTTGTTATGAGAAGTGCCATCCTGTTGGGTTCACGC GTGGGGCAGGCAAGAACAAAGCAGGCTCCTACCTCAAGCTACACGACGGCAAAGGCGACGAGGAGTTTACGTTCCCGGGACGCGACGCTGCATTGAAAGTCGAGGATGCAACGCTCGCTGAGTTCTCCGTCAG GAACGTGTATCAGCTGGAGTTCTTCTTCCGGACTGACTCACCGCATGGCCTCATTGCCTTCCTCAgacag ACATCGGTGCCGTCTGAACTCGGGAACAAAATGGTGCAGCTGTACGTTTTCCTTCGTCGCGGCCACCTCGCTGTCACTCACATCTTCTGCCACCACAGAGAGACTTTCCTCATGCGCAAAG GTGGGCTGCAGGGCGGGAACTGGCACTCAGCTCTGGTCAAGGTGAACTCTGGGACGGGACAACTGCTTCTCGAGGTGGATGGCGTTCAGGAGgccttcaccatcaccagtcTTAAGGACAAACCTCACTTCGGGTCTCGCGAGGGCGCCGCCTTCACCTCGCGCCTTTGGATTGGAG GTGTCTTCGAGGAGGAAGTGCGCGAAGAAAAAATGGTTGGGCGAACTGAGAACTTCCACGGGTGCCTGAAGAAGATCGCACTGATGAGCGGCACGGCCTCAGAGGAGATGGTGTGGCACAAGGGTCTAAGTTCCTCCGCGTATAGAGGCGTCAGGAACATATGCAGGACcaa ctGCAATGACCGCCACCGTAACCTGTGCTCTCAAAACTCCCACTGCATTGAACACTTCGACCACAGCACCTGCAATTGCTTCGGCAGCGGCATGGACGGGCGCAGGTGTAACAATCCAG ATGTCCCGATTCTCTCTCTGAGCAACGACGGCTATGTGGTTCACCGCCTCTACGAGTGGATGGACCGCGTGCACACTTACACCAACTTCATCTCGCTCGAATTCAGG ACTCGCTTCACAGACTCAATCCTCTTCTACGGATCAGCTGAGTACCCAGAGAAGCAATACATCGTGGCCTCTCTCACTGCTGCCGGGACTGTGTACGTGGAAGCCAACCTCGGGGGCGGCGCCGTGGGGGTGGAGGTCGGAAATAAACTGGAGACTGGCACTTGGCACAGCTTGATTCTTGTGCATCAGCATAATAGAATCCAG GTTCACCTCAACTCTCGCCTATACGACACCCTGATAGTGCCCGGGGAGGTGCGTTACTTCCACCTGGACCCTGCCTTCTACATTGGCGGGGCTCCCAACCTTACCAGAA CATGTGGACTGGAGCCGGACCGAGGCATCCAGCAGGGGTACGAGTGTCAGAAGAGCCACATCAGGTACTACTACGACGTGCATGACGGTAACTGCCACATCTTGAACTACAGCGGCTGTGGAGGCAACGGCAACAACTTcaggagccatcaggcctgcaTGGACACCTGCAACAAACTGccgg GTCTCCGGTCCATGCATTCCTTCCTGGGCTGCATGAGGAACGTTTTCATCAATGACGTCAGTGTTCTTTGGGAGCTGAAAGTGCAGAACAAGACGACTCGCTACCACGGCGCCACGGAAGTCTCGCCCCTCACCGACACCTGCAAGGAC CGGGAGCAAATGGTTCTCCTGACGCTGTCCACGGAGAGAGCTCACGTCAACCTCACGAACAAAGACCAAGAGAACTTCAGACTCGCCGTGTCCTTCCGCCCCACCACGCCAAAGGGAGTAGTGGCGTCTGGCTACGTGGATGTTGTGGACACGAGCAGTCAGtgggag ATCTACTATGACGAGAACCACGTGTCCTTTGTCATCCACGAGGAACTGATGCAGGTCAAACCCAGCGCCAAGATCGTCATCAACAACTGGCAATAC GTGGAAGTGAAGTACAGCAGTGGCAAGGTGGTGATGAGAGTGAACCACAAGACAGTCTCCAATAAGCCTCCGGGACCTCTCACCTTCTTCCCAGTCATCACTTTCGGCCTCAGTCCCCGCTCTGACCTTCCAG GCATGGTCGGGTGCCTGAGGAAGGTTGAGCTTGGCACGGAGAAGGTGGAGCTGCGATCGCTGGCCGGAACTAACGTGGCGCAGAAGGACGTGATCTACGATGGCTGCAGG GTGCTGGGGCCGTGTGACAGACCTGGGTCCTGTGAACACGGCACCACCTGTACTCTTGATGCCAACGATGAGATCCAGTGTGACTGCGCGGACTCTGGCTACACTGGGAAGACCTGCCACTTCT CTCTGTACAAGACGTCGTGTGAGGAGTACCACCAAATCGGATACAACAAGTCAGGAGTCTTCAGGATTGACGTGGATGGGAACGGTCCCCTGCCGCCCTCCTTCGTCAAGTGTAACTTCAACAGCCTGACGGGCGTGACCAACACCATAGTAGAGAACAACCTGCCGGAGAAATAC GAGGTGAGAGGACCTGGCCTGGGCAACCTGCAGGTGGACATCAAGTACCGAGACTTTAGCGATGAAATGTTCCAGGCTTTGATTGAGAAGTCCGAATCTTGCTCACAAAAC ATAAGATATGACTGCAGACGCTCGCCACTCAAGCTCTCCACGCACACCTGGTTCTCGTCCCCTTCAGAAAAATACATCGCGAGTTTTGGCTCCAAGGTCCCTGGTCTCTGCCGTTGCAAGG AAATCGGCGCGTGTGACAAGGCTGACGTGGCGTGTAACTGCGACGCGGTGGACGGGCTGGCGAGGTCTGATATAGCGGTCATCACTCAGCCAGACCTGATGCCCCTCACGTCAATGGTGTTTCTGGAGGATAAGAAAGGCATGAGGGAGGAGTCGGAGGGACGCATCACTCTTGGCCCCCTCATCTGTGCCACGAAAG CCACGAAGGAACAGACGGTGAGCTTCTCCAAGAACCACGTATACCTAGAGGTGCCAGCGTGGCGGGAGGGAAGCCTTGCCTTCAGCTTCAAGACCACCTCCTCCAGTGCTATGCTCGCCTACCAGCCCGCCTACCACCCCAGCCACGCCACTTTCAGGATTGCGCTGCTCGGAG agaaggaagtggaattCATGTACAGCTACCACGGGCTGGAGCACCGCCACAGCCTACACACCGCCCGGCGCCTCAACACGGGACAGTGGCAGCAGGTTCTCATTGACATCTATCACCACCAGCTGCGTTTCCTCATCAACTCAGAACAAAAACTCATTGACATCGAGGAGGACGCGAATGTAGGAGTGCTTGATGGGTCTATGTTCCTTGGAGGGATGCCGCC AAGACAAGACACGTGGTTGAACCAagagaaccaggaggaggaggctctggGCAGCTTGAAGGGATGCATTCGTGACTTGACCGTGAACAACGAGCTAGTGGATTTGGACCGGTACATAAGGGCAGCGCCTCTCGGGGTATCTGCCTCCTGCCAGCCATCATGCAGCCCTAACCCTTGCCAGAACGGGGCAGAGTGTATCGAGAACTGGGGATCTTATGAGTGCGTGTGTAAGAACCCCCTGGCGCACTCCGGTGTCAACTGTGAGAACA ATCTAAACGAGGAAGCGATCACCTTCACCACGGAGAAGTCAAAGCTAACATACTTCGTGAACGACACTGACAACTCCCGCAGCCAGGAACTCGCCAACATGACCTCCCTTCTCCTCAACTTCCGCACCCACGTCAGGCAGGGACTCATTCTCTTCACCTACGACTACTTGCACAACTTCCTGCAACTTCACCTGGCGTCTCCGAATGAATTGGTGCTATACTTCAACTCCGGGAGGCGAGCTTTGGCCCTCACGGTCGAGACAAGTTTTGCAG TTCCTCTCAACGAAGGCCAGTCGGTGCAGGTGGCCGTAGAACGCGACGGCTCCACCACTAACCTCACAGTCTACACCAACGGGGTCTTCTTCAACGCTTCCCTCGGTTCTGGCTTGCTTCCCCTTCACGAGGGTGACTATGAACAGTTTCCTTATGGCGAGAGCACCCCGCTGCTTGACATGGTGTACTaccctcactccttcaccaaGCCAGGGTACTTTTCTATG TTCTACATGGGATCTGCCAATGACCCGCAAGCTGACGTGAGGTCGGACCTGCCTGGCCTGGTGGGATGCGTGCGAGGTTTTCAGATCAACGAGGTACCTGTTGTCCTGCACCGCTACCTCGCCGACCACCCAG CTGAGGGCGTGAAGAAGGGGTGCTCGATGGTGTGCGATCATCATCCTTGTCTCAACGGcggtgtgtgtgaggaagactTCCTGTACCCGAGCAACTTCCACTGTGACTGCTCCAGCACTTCCTACACGGGCCCCGTCTGCAGCACCG AGACGGCGTACACCTTCCACGGGAGCGAGTGGCTGGGCAGAGACGCGACCACCTCGCCCCTCATGGAGAACCTGGTGTTTGAGCTTGCCTTCTCCGCCTCCATCAGACGCCCACTGCCCCAACTGGTCGCCCTCCTCAGGGGCACCACCACCGC CACCCACGACGACTACATCCTGGTGGCGGTGGAACCTAACGGGGCCGTGACGGTGCAGGCGGTGCTCAAGAACCTCGAGGACGCTACACTGATTGCTAGGGTATCTCCAGACGAAGGAATCAACGCTTTCAGTGGACACCGGCACTTTGTCAAGGCCGAGTGGCTGAGTGACGGGCTCTGGGTGAag GTGGACAGAGAGGAGCGACTGCTACGAAGGGAAGCCACCTCGTACAGGTTAGAGTTGGAAGCCTTCCCTCGCAGTCTCTACTTGGGCGGCATGGAGGAAGGAGTGGACTCTCGCTTCGTTGACTATGAGAATTTCCACGGGTGCATTTCCA ATGTAATGATCTCCAACCCGAATGGAAAGTTCTTCCCTCTGCAGGAGTATGAAGAAAACGACCGTCATATTACGAACTTCGGTATCCCCACCTCCGGTTCCTGCTCTGGCTTCCCCCTCATGCCTGCCTTGGTCATGACTTACAGAGCAGACAAGGACATTTCGCCG GTGCAAGGGGAGGACTGGGCCGTGCATGCAGCGCAGAGGACAGCTTACGACGCACCGCCGCCCCTCACCAAAGCGGAGAGAAACACGCCAATGGATAACG TGGTTCCCGCCGTGGCCACCAGCGTTCTTCTCGTGTCGGGCATCATCCTGGCCATCCTGTGCATAAGAACcagcgacaagaagaagaaggcgaagaagaaggaacagatgaaaaaggaggaagaggagagggaacagCTTTtgaaggataggaagaagagtagagaagag GCAATGAGGGCACGCATCACCAACATCTCTGAGGTGGAGATGAAGCCCCTGAAGACAGCCCAGAACGGAGGAACACAAG AACAAGATAAGGTGAGGAAAATGAACGCAGCGAACCAGCAGCAGGTGGCTCCCCCAACGGAACCCCCACCACCCATCCCAACCAAgaaaccagaggaggaggaggaggaggtgcaggtgaGGATGCCAAAGGACTCCACCGCAGACAGACCGCTTTCCTGGGACAAGTCCGCTGATGCGCTGCCTCTCATAGGAACTGAGGTGCCGCAG GTGAGGCCACAAGGGGAGGCTACAGAGGACTCGACGTCAGAAGGAAGCAGCTTTGACTGTACCATTGAGATCACGGGTGGgtcgccttcctcctccgcgGTCTTCCCTCAGCAGCGG CCTAACTAA